One window of Tepidanaerobacter acetatoxydans Re1 genomic DNA carries:
- a CDS encoding stalk domain-containing protein translates to MRKKFVILTAVSVAAVMLISTIALGATGAKDIKAYYRDIKIKVNGKIIDAGQTEPFIYNDSTYVPIRLISEALDKVVEWDNNQSIVIINDKSTSQTSQELAAKNAEIQSLTYQNSLLQSKIIELNKTIDELKTAEEDKDENPDDYLEDYLYDEYSKWNGIKFKYKVKESKGDLTLTIEFDRSDYKSEWNKLTERKIENWLNDIFDYVTDEFPKADFEGTIRDTDKKETLVSFEKSGSKLKVKFYDDVSYDDLEEDLNDLYGSGLTSYHKNFGSLKATIEVEDYDDDELYITVIVNTSRYPDEWDAVKDTAAADDWLYDIMEYAYDEYEDYLITGHVENSSGKTQATFECSSSGRMKINWK, encoded by the coding sequence ATGCGTAAAAAATTTGTAATATTAACGGCTGTTTCAGTTGCGGCTGTAATGTTAATCTCAACTATTGCGTTAGGTGCCACAGGAGCCAAAGATATTAAAGCATATTACAGAGATATTAAAATTAAGGTAAATGGCAAAATAATCGATGCAGGCCAGACAGAGCCCTTTATTTACAATGATTCTACATATGTGCCCATAAGGCTTATAAGTGAAGCTCTTGATAAGGTAGTGGAGTGGGATAATAATCAAAGTATAGTGATAATAAACGACAAATCCACATCACAAACATCGCAGGAACTTGCTGCCAAGAATGCAGAGATTCAAAGTTTAACATATCAGAATTCGCTGCTGCAAAGCAAGATTATTGAGTTAAATAAGACAATCGATGAACTGAAAACAGCAGAAGAAGATAAAGATGAAAATCCTGATGATTATTTAGAGGATTATCTTTATGATGAGTATTCCAAATGGAATGGTATAAAGTTTAAATATAAAGTAAAGGAATCCAAAGGTGATTTGACTCTGACCATAGAGTTTGACCGAAGCGACTACAAGTCAGAATGGAACAAACTAACCGAGAGAAAAATTGAAAACTGGTTAAATGACATTTTTGATTATGTTACCGATGAGTTTCCAAAAGCTGATTTTGAAGGTACAATCAGAGACACAGATAAAAAGGAAACACTAGTGTCGTTTGAAAAATCTGGCAGCAAATTGAAAGTAAAGTTTTATGATGATGTTTCTTATGATGATTTGGAAGAGGACTTAAACGATTTATATGGTTCAGGCTTAACTTCATACCATAAAAACTTCGGAAGCTTAAAAGCTACTATTGAAGTGGAAGATTATGACGATGATGAGCTTTACATTACTGTTATTGTAAACACCTCAAGGTATCCCGATGAATGGGACGCTGTTAAAGATACGGCAGCAGCTGACGACTGGCTCTATGATATAATGGAATATGCTTATGACGAGTATGAAGATTATCTCATAACAGGGCATGTAGAAAACAGCAGCGGTAAAACCCAAGCCACATTTGAATGCAGTTCCTCCGGCCGTATGAAGATAAATTGGAAATAA